A part of Aegilops tauschii subsp. strangulata cultivar AL8/78 chromosome 2, Aet v6.0, whole genome shotgun sequence genomic DNA contains:
- the LOC120974974 gene encoding protein neprosin-like has product MYILHFLGRPQPIYAYFHTTTNIYYRNCLPNFTILKMKNNQVLIRMLFLIAMGYMVVAMLICFLCASSGLTSVDSYERLQNNGTFLTSPRSTSFVLAGRNKYKGNNDYNHVAGWVTPASSYGARVKIGIWGSQVQHHSQESGAAISISTDDQDKTYNMIEAGFHVLPELYNNNDVHFFIRWTKDDNKSTGCYNLECHGFVPASGAALVPGQAVAPPSTYGRDDRYITISLHTDPNTRDWVLYRDDLHKPAFLGHFPKELCPRLYGIAPEVALLGFVNYQDKDKGGPAMGSGHFPEEGQRKAAYFKNIKLFDSKANVYDPSGLVRLVTRPACYKVSDVLHAKKDGHMFYYGGPAGCMG; this is encoded by the exons ATGTACATTTTACATTTCTTGGGAAGACCACAACCAATATATGCATACTTCCACACTACAACCAATATATACTATCGAAATTGCCTCCCAAATTTTACCATTTTGAAGATGAAGAATAACCAAGTTCTAATAAGAATGTTGTTTCTCATAGCAATGGGTTACATGGTGGTAGCCATGTTGATATGCTTTTTATGTGCATCCAGCGGTCTCACTTCAGTAGATTCATATGAACGCTTGCAAAACAATGGGACG TTTTTAACATCACCAAGGTCAACCTCGTTTGTGTTAGCTGGGAGGAACAAATACAAAGGCAACAATGATTACAATCAT GTAGCTGGCTGGGTCACGCCAGCAAGCAGCTACGGCGCTCGAGTTAAAATAGGTATATGGGGTTCGCAAGTACAACATCATTCCCAAGAATCCGGGGCAGCAATAAGTATCAGCACTGATGATCAAGATAAGACCTACAATATGATCGAAGCTGGATTTCAT GTACTTCCTGAGTTATATAATAATAATGATGTCCATTTCTTTATACGATGGACG AAAGACGACAACAAATCAACGGGCTGTTATAATTTGGAATGCCATGGTTTTGTGCCTGCTAGTGGAGCTGCACTTGTTCCGGGTCAAGCTGTTGCTCCTCCCTCAACTTACGGCCGGGACGATCGCTACATAACAATTAGCCTGCATACA GATCCAAACACGAGAGATTGGGTGTTGTATCGAGACGATTTGCATAAACCTGCATTTTTGGGGCATTTTCCAAAAGAGCTTTGTCCTAGACTGTATGGTATAGCCCCCGAAGTAGCATTGCTTGGATTTGTCAATTACCAGGATAAGGATAAAGGTGGTCCCGCAATGGGTAGCGGTCATTTTCCAGAAGAGGGCCAAAGGAAAGCAGCATACTTTAAGAATATCAAGCTCTTTGATTCCAAAGCTAATGTATATGATCCGAGTGGCTTGGTTAGACTTGTCACCAGGCCAGCATGTTACAAAGTGAGTGACGTTCTCCATGCTAAAAAGGACGGCCATATGTTTTACTATGGAGGTCCAGCTGGTTGTATGGGTTGA